acccaggttgcgctccgcttgaagaaacgaaatttttcggtatcgtatacgccgtatacgtgctctctctctctctctctctctctctctctctctctctctctctctctcgttggttctctgttttgggtgtacgaaaatagagcttaaaacctaatttctatcgtgttgAAACCTAAGCAAAATATCGCTttgaaccgaagtggagcgattcccattccacAAAAATAGGCGTTCGGTTCGTGCATATATACGTTCGTATATGCATGCATAACAAcagtaacaataataataataataataataataataataataataataataataataataataataataataataataataataataataacgttaaatataataataataataataataataataataataataataatattaaatataccctttaacactataataatatttacccatATTATTAGACCAAAATAATAATCCCAATATTATTATAAGTTAACattcatcattattattattcccacactaataataatatgtaccaAAATCAAACAATTCACACACCCATATAATAATAgccagatatatatatatttattaggcattatgcacatgccaataatatcatatcatcacaaagaaaaatctcatacatatttaaatccataaatatgtaaaataataaaaaaaatactctcaactaaataaaattacaaaaataccctttcggagttagcagatattacaattatccctctctaaaagaaaatttcgtCTCGAAATTTTACTCAAATAATTCTGGATATTGTTCTCGCATATCAGACTCAAGCTCCCAAGTAGCTTCCTCAACCACACTGTTTCTCCATAGGACTTTCACCAAGGTAATAGTCTTATTTCTCAAAATCCTATCTTTTTGATCAAGAATCTTTATCGGGCGTTCATTGTAAGATAAGTCTTCCTGCAAACCCAGTGTTGCATAGCTCAAAACATGCGATGGGTCTGACACATATTTCCGAAGTTGagatacatgaaatacattgtgCACCCCAGATAATGATGGCGGTAAAGCTATTCTATAAGCTACATTGCCTACTCTGTCCAATATCTGAAATGGACCAACATATCTGGGACTTAGTTTC
This Cannabis sativa cultivar Pink pepper isolate KNU-18-1 chromosome 6, ASM2916894v1, whole genome shotgun sequence DNA region includes the following protein-coding sequences:
- the LOC115695229 gene encoding uncharacterized protein LOC115695229 — encoded protein: MLYGRKCRSPLHWDELGENKLLGPDAVQHTNEVIQKIRARMITAQSIQKSYAHLKRRDIEFEVGDHVFLRVTPRKGLLVKRFGKKGKLSPRYVGPFQILDRVGNVAYRIALPPSLSGVHNVFHVSQLRKYVSDPSHVLSYATLGLQEDLSYNERPIKILDQKDRILRNKTITLVKVLWRNSVVEEATWELESDMREQYPELFE